Proteins from a single region of Acipenser ruthenus chromosome 31, fAciRut3.2 maternal haplotype, whole genome shotgun sequence:
- the LOC131702920 gene encoding uncharacterized protein LOC131702920, whose product MMDMLNADQGNGKNTVGDDFLDRNVVLSDYIQPNEEADEREEVQCGPNTLEASRSGRLRRKRNSSPGVEAAPKRRLPAGKKAIVKASKVTRRGRDAAFSCDLCKSPFVTHPARRGSRPKTSTSSPSPRYRADPGMGLTSTLCNACGLSFEKPKRAPASVTPIDPAERSRHEQELQAFSQSMVQLLGDQDARRLCCPVFAKKPCLCLQSYIKRAAEPLSNTPVTVPSASDNMLEYRSRAQRVLSLLKEAKELGSQKCYDPSAEPQDGKSKKRQIGLGNGQRKSQEFADFVLTNRKVLREELKLCERATQRILGYSNNFLHKRLKTDPQGRERVQRTKGKSALGLLKPILDLSKDRCCMDNCVVMAHSYGRLL is encoded by the exons ATGATGGATATGCTCAATGCTG ACCAAGGCAATGGAAAAAATACAGTCGGGGATGACTTTCTGGACAGGAATGTTGTGCTTTCTGACTATATCCAGCCAAACGAGGAAGCAGATGAAAGG GAAGAAGTACAGTGTGGACCCAACACCCTAGAGGCCAGCAGGAGTGGGCGACTGAGAAGGAAAAGAAACTCCTCTCCTGGAGTGGAAGCAGCTCCCAAAAGAAGACTCCCTGCTGGGAAGAAAGCCATAGTAAAAGCAAGCAAAGTGACACGCAGAG GGAGAGACGCCGCCTTCTCCTGTGACCTGTGCAAGTCTCCTTTTGTCACTCACCCTGCTAGACGAGGGAGCAGGCCCAAAACCTCCACCTCCAGCCCCAGCCCACGATACAGAGCTGACCCAGGGATGGGACTGACAAGCACTCTCTGCAATGCATGTG GTCTGTCATTTGAGAAGCCAAAGCGTGCTCCAGCTTCAGTCACCCCGATAGACCCAGCTGAGCGGAGCAGGCATGAGCAAGAACTGCAGGCCTTTTCTCAGTCCATGGTGCAGTTGCTAGGAGACCAGGATGCCAGAAGACTCTGCTGCCCAGTCTTTGCTAAGAAACCCTGTCTGTGCCTGCAGAGTTATATCAAAAGGGCAG CGGAACCATTATCAAACACACCTGTGACAGTCCCTTCTGCAAGTGACAACATGTTGGAATATCGCAGTCGAGCTCAGAGGGTCCTGTCTCTGCTAAAGGAAGCCAAAGAACTCGGCTCACAGAAGTGCTACGACCCCAGTGCAGAGCCGCAGGATGGCAAGAGCAAAAA GAGGCAGATTGGACTGGGTAATGGGCAGCGGAAGTCCCAGGAGTTTGCAGACTTCGTGCTGACAAACAGGAAggtgctgcgagaggagctgaaGCTGTGTGAGCGAGCCACCCAGAGGATCCTGGGATACTCCAACAACTTCCTCCACAAGAGACTCAAAACAGACCCCCAG GGAAGAGAAAGAGTACAGAGGACAAAAGGCAAAAGTGCTCTGGGTCTCCTGAAGCCAATTCTAGACCTCAGTAAAGATAGATGCTGTATGGACAACTGTGTTGTT ATGGCTCACTCCTATGGGCGCTTACTCTAG
- the LOC131702921 gene encoding uncharacterized protein LOC131702921, giving the protein MLTPSGGGRCNCYRFIMWVTGCSQSTISKVSEQMKKTGGDREPPPHGLKKWIKENPRRKKAVTPAVITSTASAPDSVLPAFNPTHGIASSSIMEASTSLNLRSQTTTVYSLAADNAIGSSADTGNDSILLSAFTGSTAVTFHKSPLQDPTMSFTQTRSQVMAVASLPPSLLVQAEPSLCKTLLSDLPQSLSTLSTCSLINGDNQLIMQNEGEELEKLPPGALVSLTPLSDAGHDWPCAFAPGPLLGVLSATQ; this is encoded by the exons ATGTTGACCCCTTCAG GGGGAGGGAGGTGTAACTGTTACAGGTTTATTATGTGGGTGACTGGCTGCAGTCAGAGCACCATCAGCAAGGTCAGTGAGCAGATGAAGAAGACAGGGGGCGACAGAGAGCCACCGCCGCATGGACTGAAAAAGTGGATCAAG GAGAACCCAAGACGCAAGAAGGCGGTCACACCAGCAGTCATTACGAGCACAGCCTCCGCTCCTGACAGTGTCCTGCCTGCGTTCAATCCAACACATGGAATAGCCTCTTCCAGT ATCATGGAGGCATCAACCAGTTTAAACCTGAGGTCTCAAACTACAACAGTGTACAGTCTAGCTGCAGACAACGCTATAGGCAGCAGTGCTGACACTGGAAATGACAGCATACTTCTCAGCGCATTCACAGGCAGCACAGCCGTCACCTTCCATAAGTCTCCACTCCAGGACCCCACCATGAGTTTTACTCAG ACTCGGAGCCAGGTAATGGCAGTTGCCTCCTTGCCTCCTAGCTTGCTGGTTCAGGCTGAGCCTTCCCTGTGCAAAACACTTCTCTCAGATCTCCCACAGTCTCTCAGCACCCTGTCCACCTGCAGCCTGATTAATGGGGACAATCAACTCATTATGCAG AATGAAGGTGAAGAACTGGAGAAGCTGCCTCCGGGGGCTCTAGTGTCCCTGACTCCCCTCTCCGATGCTGGACACGACTGGCCCTGTGCCTTTGCTCCAGGCCCACTCCTTGGGGTTCTCTCAGCTACCCAGTGA
- the LOC117974018 gene encoding coiled-coil domain-containing protein 180-like isoform X1, producing MGDVHVVRSGKVYRQLFDAEVQLVKALGEARSKSYPYGVSLDSGKIPLVRDLDTAAGGILSQRQRQWVQEMPNNTSTENPVLHREEVLSALRRAKESEDVLAAREVRGLSDPVVAEKPESDIIQRLSLSKQQRHEDAVSNLQQELILLSEDFEPMFMEAGEALLDRLSESDGEIQQVFQKIENDSDLERFTLEGLHNVWDSITHISLERRKWIKDLDETCISYESKRAARIGNILKAYTGTLEKISYLMPSDVYRFIDKESMMLNQALLANRRAVGKLYVNLMERDLKRELSERRRWKERLQDWKTIKRQAALVKFNNFMSSIRNHEPEAVQRELDLMRKTQELMSERRMKILLSLSDISPPQCTKSMASEWNSSLSAINEQIDAMHIDYMKRIHSHYENLWQDCLEEVEKFKEEMLSNHVLSQKDIQYIVNNELLQLVGSCQHQREEELEAMEKEFEVLANTTRDQNKALLKFARGAADLWELHSAGLTRKEHLFQNKLDEIRFSHDQENQAKEASLDILMDKLRQESTEETLKSAMEKTFSYLEEIKTSYLHFHQKQVDVVESYPAMVKEELLEYCTAVSGYFNVREIFKQEEESILTSSSTSENLGVKLEKHKRRSTSAAIQDVLSRDKKRSTTTAVQSGSLPKRVNTPSPKKDASLADQKDDFQTTVFTTSNGNSYTLTCPEDVMCEYPSQGKPPPYVETVVLTSSLLSDLIRRTRQEFFEHMEHWFDKAMSNSMNIVAAKKDELKSELELRYHLHQPRAQRIEMDIHNVRAAELVLHRERVDRHCTGVIEGLNNVKSEFVTLRAEQKKLTEGFRKYIYDMEDVFVNATKSEWLASLCDSLHTDLDKHMGIIRASLRQFREKQETTLGRLRDSNAEFIKSVRLFSEGGNFTPDEFEVFRKRLDKMSGRIDNTEEFVMLELEGMESKCLGQATEVVHKFEDKFHNLTVDLNFIEKIQRFLINTQVKMKLEVTKSNYQAESLSSYLEQFQKKIDACAKPRVDKETVTPDELYSFTQMIMEEFKKRSTYLDCLLDLPSAPSVPEIPLQGPFAAATRSERQESKVGSQSCDSLLQPSRMGKPATEDAALGVIHSILQTQKSKVYLELEKAPEASGVQLSSPHSPSTTVLGDKKSHTSSINLKTDILLRKASSAGVKRFSKPTRFDKRFQVFGSKPEEEQLHFKGIVWGILWESNDALLLVAEEFYKKKEKRTITRPEYIQETFENSAEMLNQKLLSYHSQAEEYHNVCLQDFREQLKQFEQQLYHVPPLLIAELTKKHLDQLAETTAQIHHSLHERLQESINRQTEHWDSLRPTLGHPGNLNQLESLCNLEQERLTEHLTAIDISKKNLQDCVIKHGEDFVTALASLTENMLLKLDDFLTVDDIQTGTVEVTKAKTTTLIRRKKAGLPLEDRVYIPLTQRGSRTWPGILYYESRAKINDEKLTRETASIKTAKTTLGHVSAMEARDSAYQKYQREYEKELVRTEEEPEAQRISATHQETRWKESVLKIKQLYS from the exons ATGGGAGACGTACACGTGGTCCGCAGTGGAAAGGTCTACAGACAGCTATTTGATGCTGAG GTGCAGCTGGTCAAGGCTCTGGGCGAGGCTCGCAGTAAATCTTACCCATATGGAGTCTCCCTGGACAGTGGGAAGATTCCCCTGGTCCGGGATCTCGACACTGCGGCTGGGGGGATTCTATCACAGCGGCAGAGGCAGTGGGTGCAGGAAATGCCAAACAATACATCTACTGAAAATCCAGTGCTGCACAG AGAAGAGGTTTTATCAGCCTTGAGACGAGCAAAGGAAAGTGAAGACGTGCTTGCAGCTCGGGAGGTCAGAGGTCTTTCTGATCCTGTCG TTGCTGAGAAACCGGAGTCAGATATTATTCAGCGGCTGTCCCTGAGTAAACAGCAGAGACACGAGGATGCAGTGTCTAACCTACAGCAGGAACTCATTCTTCTGAGTGAG GATTTTGAACCCATGTTTATGGAAGCTGGAGAAGCCCTGCTGGACAGGCTGTCAGAATCTGATGGTGAGATCCAGCAAGTTTTCCAGAAGATTGAAAATGACTCTGATCTGGAACGTTTCACTCTCGAG GGGCTTCATAATGTATGGGACTCTATTACCCACATATCGCTCGAGAGAAGAAAATGGATCAAAGATCTGGATGAGACATGTATCAGTTATGAGTCTAAGAGAGCTGCAAGG ATTGGAAACATACTGAAAGCATACACTGGGACTCTAGAGAAAATCTCATATCTGATGCCATCTGATGTTTACCGGTTTATTGACAAAGAATCTATG ATGTTAAACCAGGCACTCCTGGCCAATCGGAGAGCAGTGGGGAAGCTCTATGTGAATCTCATGGAGCGAGACTTGAAGAGGGAGCTCTCGGAGCGGAGGAGATGGAAGGAGAGGCTGCAGGACTGGAAGACTATCAAGAGACAAGCTGCATTGGTGAAATTCAA CAATTTTATGAGCAGCATACGGAACCATGAGCCTGAGGCTGTGCAAAGGGAACTTGACTTGATGAGGAAAACGCAGGAATTAATGAGTGAAAGACGAATGAAGATTCTGCTGTCACTAAG TGATATTTCACCTCCTCAGTGCACTAAATCAATGGCTTCAGAATGGAATTCATCCTTGTCAGCAATTAATGAACAAATAG ATGCAATGCATATTGATTATATGAAAAGAATTCACTCTCACTATGAAAATCTGTGGCAGGACTGCTTGGAAGAGGTTGAGAAATTCAAG GAAGAGATGCTGAGCAATCATGTGTTGTCTCAGAAAGACATCCAGTACATTGTGAACAATGAACTCCTTCAACTGGTTGGGAGCTGTCAGCACCAACGAGAGGAAGAACTGGAAGCCATGGAA AAAGAATTTGAGGTGTTGGCGAACACTACCCGTGATCAGAATAAAGCACTGCTTAAGTTTGCTAGAGGGGCTGCTGACCTGTGGGAACTGCACAGTGCAGGGCTGACGAGAAAGGAACATCTTTTTCAAAACAAACTGGATGAGATCCGTTTCTCGCACGACCAGGAGAACCAG GCAAAGGAAGCCAGCCTGGATATTCTGATGGACAAACTGAGGCAGGAGAGCACAGAGGAGACTTTGAAGAGCGCTATGGAGAAGACCTTTTCCTATCTGGAAGAAATCAAAACAAG CTATCTACATTTCCACCAGAAACAGGTAGATGTAGTTGAGTCGTACCCTGCAATGGTAAAAGAGGAACTGCTGGAGTACTGCACAGCAGTCAGTGGTTACTTCAATGTGAGGGAGATCTTTAAGCAG GAAGAAGAAAGCATCCTAACAAGTAGCTCAACTTCAGAAAATCTAG GAGTAAAACTGGAGAAGCACAAAAGACGAAGTACCTCAGCAGCTATTCAAGATGTACTTTCACGAGACAAAAAGAGAAGCACCACAACTGCAGTACAGAGTGGCTCTCTTCCAAAACGAGTTAATACACCGTCCCCCAAAAAGGATGCCTCTCTCGCGGATCAAAAG gATGATTTCCAAACCACAGTCTTCACAACATCCAACGGAAACTCGTACACTTTGACATGCCCTGAAGATGTTATGTGTGAATATCCTTCTCAGGGCAAACCACCTCCTTATGTAGAAACAGTCGTGCTGACAAGTAGTTTACTTTCAGATCTGATAAGAAg GACTAGACAGGAGTTCTTTGAACACATGGAGCATTGGTTTGACAAAGCGATGTCCAACTCCATGAATATTGTTGCTGCTAAAAAAGATGAGCTGAAATCCGAACTAGAGCTTCGATACCATCTTCATCAGCCGAGGGCTCAAAGAATCGAGATGGACATCCACAATGTTAGAGCTG CTGAACTGGTACTCCATAGAGAACGAGTGGACAGACACTGTACAGGAGTCATTGAGGGTTTGAACAATGTGAAGTCTGAGTTTGTCACACTCCGCGCTGAACAAAAGAAACTTACAGAGGGCTTCCGGAAATACATCTACGATATGGAAGACGTCTTTGTAAATGCTACCAAGTCTGAATG GCTGGCTTCACTTTGCGACTCTCTGCACACTGATTTAGACAAGCACATGGGTATCATCAGGGCATCTTTGCGACAGTTCAGAGAGAAACAGGAGACTACGCTGGGAAGACTGAGAGACTCCAATGCAGAGTTTATCAAATCAGTTAG gttattttCTGAAGGAGGAAATTTTACACCTGATGAATTTGAAGTATTCCGAAAACGTCTGGATAAAATGTCAGGCCGAATCGATAATACAGAAGAGTTTGTGATGTTAGAACTGGAAGGAATGGAGTCCAAATGTCTTGGACAG gcGACTGAGGTGGTCCATAAATTTGAAGATAAATTCCACAACCTGACAGTGGATCTGAACTTCATTGAAAAAATCCAACGATTTCTGATAAACACCCAAGTCAAGATGAAATTGGAG GTGACGAAGAGTAACTATCAGGCAGAAAGTCTAAGCAGCTACCTGGAACAGTTCCAAAAGAAGATAGATGCATGTGCCAAGCCAAGGGTTGACAAGGAG ACAGTAACCCCCGATGAGCTTTACAGTTTTACCCAGATGATCATGGAAGAATTCAAGAAAAGGAGCACTTATCTTGACTGCTTGCTG GACCTCCCCTCCGCACCCAGTGTGCCTGAGATTCCCCTACAAGGACCCTTTGCTGCAGCCACTCGTTCTGAAAGACAGGAGAGCAAAGTCGGGTCCCAATCCTGCGACAGTCTGCTGCAGCCCAGCAGGATGGGCAAACCTGCTACAGAGGATGCGGCTCTCGGAGTCATCCACAGTATTTTACA AACTCAGAAATCCAAAGTCTATCTTGAACTTGAAAAAGCACCAGAAGCGTCAG gagTGCAACTGTCGTCACCGCATTCGCCCAGCACGACTGTTTTGGGCGACAAGAAATCTCATACCTCCAGCATTAATCTGAAAACTGATATTCTTCTTAGGAAAGCCTCATCTGCAGG tgTCAAAAGATTCTCCAAACCAACCCGATTTGATAAAAGATTCCAGGTTTTTGGATCCAAGCCTGAAGAAGAGCAACT TCATTTCAAAGGCATTGTATGGGGTATTCTTTGGGAGAGTAATGATGCCCTACTGTTAGTGGCTGAG GAATTTTACAAGAAAAAGGAGAAACGGACCATTACCAGGCCAGAATATATCCAGGAGACCTTTGAGAACTCTGCAGAGATGTTAAACCAGAAACTACTGTCCTACCACTCCCAGGCAGAGGAATATCACAATGTCTGCTTGCAAG ATTTCAGAGAGCAGTTAAAGCAGTTTGAACAGCAGCTGTACCATGTGCCACCTCTCCTTATTGCTGAACTCACAAAGAAACACCTGGACCAGCTGGCAGAGACCACAGCCCAAATCCACCACAGCTTACATGAGAGGCTACAAGAGAGCATCAACAGACAG ACTGAGCACTGGGACAGTTTAAGGCCAACTTTGGGTCACCCAGGAAATTTAAATCAACTGGAGAGTCTGTGTAACCTGGAACAAGAGAGACTGACGGAACATCTGACTGCAATTGACATCAGCAAAAAGAATCTCCAG GACTGTGTGATTAAGCATGGAGAGGACTTTGTGACAGCTCTTGCCTCTCTCACTGAAAACATGCTGCTCAAACTGGATGACTTTCTGACGGTCGACGATATTCAAACTGGAA CAGTTGAAGTTACGAAAGCAAAGACGACTACCCTCATCAGAAGAAAAAAAGCAGGGCTTCCACTGGAGGACAGAGTGTATATACCATTAACTCAGAGGGGGAGCCG AACTTGGCCAGGGATCCTGTACTATGAGTCGAGAGCCAAGATAAATGATGAAAAGCTCACCAGAGAAACGGCCTCCATTAAAACAGCCAAGACGACGCTGGGCCATGTATCGGCAATGGAAGCGAGAGACTCCGCTTATCAG AAATATCAGAGAGAGTATGAGAAGGAGCTTGTAAGGACAGAGGAAGAGCCAGAAGCCCAGCGGATCAGTGCCACACACCAGGAGACCAGGTGGAAGGAGTCGGTGCTGAAAATCAAGCAGCTGTATTCATGA
- the LOC117974018 gene encoding coiled-coil domain-containing protein 180-like isoform X2, with protein sequence MFMEAGEALLDRLSESDGEIQQVFQKIENDSDLERFTLEGLHNVWDSITHISLERRKWIKDLDETCISYESKRAARIGNILKAYTGTLEKISYLMPSDVYRFIDKESMMLNQALLANRRAVGKLYVNLMERDLKRELSERRRWKERLQDWKTIKRQAALVKFNNFMSSIRNHEPEAVQRELDLMRKTQELMSERRMKILLSLSDISPPQCTKSMASEWNSSLSAINEQIDAMHIDYMKRIHSHYENLWQDCLEEVEKFKEEMLSNHVLSQKDIQYIVNNELLQLVGSCQHQREEELEAMEKEFEVLANTTRDQNKALLKFARGAADLWELHSAGLTRKEHLFQNKLDEIRFSHDQENQAKEASLDILMDKLRQESTEETLKSAMEKTFSYLEEIKTSYLHFHQKQVDVVESYPAMVKEELLEYCTAVSGYFNVREIFKQEEESILTSSSTSENLGVKLEKHKRRSTSAAIQDVLSRDKKRSTTTAVQSGSLPKRVNTPSPKKDASLADQKDDFQTTVFTTSNGNSYTLTCPEDVMCEYPSQGKPPPYVETVVLTSSLLSDLIRRTRQEFFEHMEHWFDKAMSNSMNIVAAKKDELKSELELRYHLHQPRAQRIEMDIHNVRAAELVLHRERVDRHCTGVIEGLNNVKSEFVTLRAEQKKLTEGFRKYIYDMEDVFVNATKSEWLASLCDSLHTDLDKHMGIIRASLRQFREKQETTLGRLRDSNAEFIKSVRLFSEGGNFTPDEFEVFRKRLDKMSGRIDNTEEFVMLELEGMESKCLGQATEVVHKFEDKFHNLTVDLNFIEKIQRFLINTQVKMKLEVTKSNYQAESLSSYLEQFQKKIDACAKPRVDKETVTPDELYSFTQMIMEEFKKRSTYLDCLLDLPSAPSVPEIPLQGPFAAATRSERQESKVGSQSCDSLLQPSRMGKPATEDAALGVIHSILQTQKSKVYLELEKAPEASGVQLSSPHSPSTTVLGDKKSHTSSINLKTDILLRKASSAGVKRFSKPTRFDKRFQVFGSKPEEEQLHFKGIVWGILWESNDALLLVAEEFYKKKEKRTITRPEYIQETFENSAEMLNQKLLSYHSQAEEYHNVCLQDFREQLKQFEQQLYHVPPLLIAELTKKHLDQLAETTAQIHHSLHERLQESINRQTEHWDSLRPTLGHPGNLNQLESLCNLEQERLTEHLTAIDISKKNLQDCVIKHGEDFVTALASLTENMLLKLDDFLTVDDIQTGTVEVTKAKTTTLIRRKKAGLPLEDRVYIPLTQRGSRTWPGILYYESRAKINDEKLTRETASIKTAKTTLGHVSAMEARDSAYQKYQREYEKELVRTEEEPEAQRISATHQETRWKESVLKIKQLYS encoded by the exons ATGTTTATGGAAGCTGGAGAAGCCCTGCTGGACAGGCTGTCAGAATCTGATGGTGAGATCCAGCAAGTTTTCCAGAAGATTGAAAATGACTCTGATCTGGAACGTTTCACTCTCGAG GGGCTTCATAATGTATGGGACTCTATTACCCACATATCGCTCGAGAGAAGAAAATGGATCAAAGATCTGGATGAGACATGTATCAGTTATGAGTCTAAGAGAGCTGCAAGG ATTGGAAACATACTGAAAGCATACACTGGGACTCTAGAGAAAATCTCATATCTGATGCCATCTGATGTTTACCGGTTTATTGACAAAGAATCTATG ATGTTAAACCAGGCACTCCTGGCCAATCGGAGAGCAGTGGGGAAGCTCTATGTGAATCTCATGGAGCGAGACTTGAAGAGGGAGCTCTCGGAGCGGAGGAGATGGAAGGAGAGGCTGCAGGACTGGAAGACTATCAAGAGACAAGCTGCATTGGTGAAATTCAA CAATTTTATGAGCAGCATACGGAACCATGAGCCTGAGGCTGTGCAAAGGGAACTTGACTTGATGAGGAAAACGCAGGAATTAATGAGTGAAAGACGAATGAAGATTCTGCTGTCACTAAG TGATATTTCACCTCCTCAGTGCACTAAATCAATGGCTTCAGAATGGAATTCATCCTTGTCAGCAATTAATGAACAAATAG ATGCAATGCATATTGATTATATGAAAAGAATTCACTCTCACTATGAAAATCTGTGGCAGGACTGCTTGGAAGAGGTTGAGAAATTCAAG GAAGAGATGCTGAGCAATCATGTGTTGTCTCAGAAAGACATCCAGTACATTGTGAACAATGAACTCCTTCAACTGGTTGGGAGCTGTCAGCACCAACGAGAGGAAGAACTGGAAGCCATGGAA AAAGAATTTGAGGTGTTGGCGAACACTACCCGTGATCAGAATAAAGCACTGCTTAAGTTTGCTAGAGGGGCTGCTGACCTGTGGGAACTGCACAGTGCAGGGCTGACGAGAAAGGAACATCTTTTTCAAAACAAACTGGATGAGATCCGTTTCTCGCACGACCAGGAGAACCAG GCAAAGGAAGCCAGCCTGGATATTCTGATGGACAAACTGAGGCAGGAGAGCACAGAGGAGACTTTGAAGAGCGCTATGGAGAAGACCTTTTCCTATCTGGAAGAAATCAAAACAAG CTATCTACATTTCCACCAGAAACAGGTAGATGTAGTTGAGTCGTACCCTGCAATGGTAAAAGAGGAACTGCTGGAGTACTGCACAGCAGTCAGTGGTTACTTCAATGTGAGGGAGATCTTTAAGCAG GAAGAAGAAAGCATCCTAACAAGTAGCTCAACTTCAGAAAATCTAG GAGTAAAACTGGAGAAGCACAAAAGACGAAGTACCTCAGCAGCTATTCAAGATGTACTTTCACGAGACAAAAAGAGAAGCACCACAACTGCAGTACAGAGTGGCTCTCTTCCAAAACGAGTTAATACACCGTCCCCCAAAAAGGATGCCTCTCTCGCGGATCAAAAG gATGATTTCCAAACCACAGTCTTCACAACATCCAACGGAAACTCGTACACTTTGACATGCCCTGAAGATGTTATGTGTGAATATCCTTCTCAGGGCAAACCACCTCCTTATGTAGAAACAGTCGTGCTGACAAGTAGTTTACTTTCAGATCTGATAAGAAg GACTAGACAGGAGTTCTTTGAACACATGGAGCATTGGTTTGACAAAGCGATGTCCAACTCCATGAATATTGTTGCTGCTAAAAAAGATGAGCTGAAATCCGAACTAGAGCTTCGATACCATCTTCATCAGCCGAGGGCTCAAAGAATCGAGATGGACATCCACAATGTTAGAGCTG CTGAACTGGTACTCCATAGAGAACGAGTGGACAGACACTGTACAGGAGTCATTGAGGGTTTGAACAATGTGAAGTCTGAGTTTGTCACACTCCGCGCTGAACAAAAGAAACTTACAGAGGGCTTCCGGAAATACATCTACGATATGGAAGACGTCTTTGTAAATGCTACCAAGTCTGAATG GCTGGCTTCACTTTGCGACTCTCTGCACACTGATTTAGACAAGCACATGGGTATCATCAGGGCATCTTTGCGACAGTTCAGAGAGAAACAGGAGACTACGCTGGGAAGACTGAGAGACTCCAATGCAGAGTTTATCAAATCAGTTAG gttattttCTGAAGGAGGAAATTTTACACCTGATGAATTTGAAGTATTCCGAAAACGTCTGGATAAAATGTCAGGCCGAATCGATAATACAGAAGAGTTTGTGATGTTAGAACTGGAAGGAATGGAGTCCAAATGTCTTGGACAG gcGACTGAGGTGGTCCATAAATTTGAAGATAAATTCCACAACCTGACAGTGGATCTGAACTTCATTGAAAAAATCCAACGATTTCTGATAAACACCCAAGTCAAGATGAAATTGGAG GTGACGAAGAGTAACTATCAGGCAGAAAGTCTAAGCAGCTACCTGGAACAGTTCCAAAAGAAGATAGATGCATGTGCCAAGCCAAGGGTTGACAAGGAG ACAGTAACCCCCGATGAGCTTTACAGTTTTACCCAGATGATCATGGAAGAATTCAAGAAAAGGAGCACTTATCTTGACTGCTTGCTG GACCTCCCCTCCGCACCCAGTGTGCCTGAGATTCCCCTACAAGGACCCTTTGCTGCAGCCACTCGTTCTGAAAGACAGGAGAGCAAAGTCGGGTCCCAATCCTGCGACAGTCTGCTGCAGCCCAGCAGGATGGGCAAACCTGCTACAGAGGATGCGGCTCTCGGAGTCATCCACAGTATTTTACA AACTCAGAAATCCAAAGTCTATCTTGAACTTGAAAAAGCACCAGAAGCGTCAG gagTGCAACTGTCGTCACCGCATTCGCCCAGCACGACTGTTTTGGGCGACAAGAAATCTCATACCTCCAGCATTAATCTGAAAACTGATATTCTTCTTAGGAAAGCCTCATCTGCAGG tgTCAAAAGATTCTCCAAACCAACCCGATTTGATAAAAGATTCCAGGTTTTTGGATCCAAGCCTGAAGAAGAGCAACT TCATTTCAAAGGCATTGTATGGGGTATTCTTTGGGAGAGTAATGATGCCCTACTGTTAGTGGCTGAG GAATTTTACAAGAAAAAGGAGAAACGGACCATTACCAGGCCAGAATATATCCAGGAGACCTTTGAGAACTCTGCAGAGATGTTAAACCAGAAACTACTGTCCTACCACTCCCAGGCAGAGGAATATCACAATGTCTGCTTGCAAG ATTTCAGAGAGCAGTTAAAGCAGTTTGAACAGCAGCTGTACCATGTGCCACCTCTCCTTATTGCTGAACTCACAAAGAAACACCTGGACCAGCTGGCAGAGACCACAGCCCAAATCCACCACAGCTTACATGAGAGGCTACAAGAGAGCATCAACAGACAG ACTGAGCACTGGGACAGTTTAAGGCCAACTTTGGGTCACCCAGGAAATTTAAATCAACTGGAGAGTCTGTGTAACCTGGAACAAGAGAGACTGACGGAACATCTGACTGCAATTGACATCAGCAAAAAGAATCTCCAG GACTGTGTGATTAAGCATGGAGAGGACTTTGTGACAGCTCTTGCCTCTCTCACTGAAAACATGCTGCTCAAACTGGATGACTTTCTGACGGTCGACGATATTCAAACTGGAA CAGTTGAAGTTACGAAAGCAAAGACGACTACCCTCATCAGAAGAAAAAAAGCAGGGCTTCCACTGGAGGACAGAGTGTATATACCATTAACTCAGAGGGGGAGCCG AACTTGGCCAGGGATCCTGTACTATGAGTCGAGAGCCAAGATAAATGATGAAAAGCTCACCAGAGAAACGGCCTCCATTAAAACAGCCAAGACGACGCTGGGCCATGTATCGGCAATGGAAGCGAGAGACTCCGCTTATCAG AAATATCAGAGAGAGTATGAGAAGGAGCTTGTAAGGACAGAGGAAGAGCCAGAAGCCCAGCGGATCAGTGCCACACACCAGGAGACCAGGTGGAAGGAGTCGGTGCTGAAAATCAAGCAGCTGTATTCATGA